In Streptomyces sp. NBC_01426, one genomic interval encodes:
- a CDS encoding DUF3145 domain-containing protein produces MTTRGVLYVHSAPRALCPHVEWAVAGVLGVRVNLDWIRQPASPGTWRAEFSWQAEAGTASKLASALRGWHLLRFEVTAEPCSTSEGERYSSTPELGIFHAVTGMHGDILVPEDRLRAALVRSAHGETDLEAEIAKLLGKPWDDELEPFRHAGEGAPVRWLHQVV; encoded by the coding sequence GTGACGACACGTGGAGTTCTGTACGTGCATTCCGCGCCGCGTGCGCTCTGCCCGCACGTGGAATGGGCTGTTGCGGGCGTACTCGGGGTGCGGGTGAACCTCGACTGGATCAGACAGCCCGCCTCCCCCGGCACCTGGAGAGCCGAGTTCTCCTGGCAGGCCGAAGCGGGCACCGCGTCGAAACTCGCCTCCGCCCTGCGCGGCTGGCACCTGTTGCGCTTCGAAGTGACGGCCGAACCCTGCTCGACCTCCGAGGGCGAGCGGTACAGCTCCACCCCGGAACTCGGCATCTTCCACGCCGTCACCGGAATGCACGGCGACATCCTTGTTCCCGAGGACCGATTGCGCGCCGCCCTCGTGCGATCCGCGCACGGCGAGACCGACCTGGAAGCCGAGATCGCCAAACTGCTCGGCAAGCCCTGGGACGACGAGTTGGAGCCGTTCCGCCACGCCGGCGAAGGCGCCCCCGTGCGCTGGCTCCACCAGGTTGTCTGA
- a CDS encoding beta-glucosidase family protein: MTDAEQVRHDTAEAALDKLDLDTKTRLLAGRDMWSLPALPEIGLGSLVMSDGPIGVRGVRWTADDPSIALPSPTALAAAWDPALARRAGRLLAQEARRKGVHVLLAPTVNLHRSPLGGRHFECYSEDPYLTGAIGTGYVNGVQDGGVGTTVKHFVGNDAETERFTVDCVIAPRPLRELYLAPFEAIVTNAHPWGIMTAYNRVNGTSMTENAYLVNEVLRAEWGFDGANVSDWMAARSTTGDILGGLDVAMPGPQTVYGPALAEAVRAGEVPESAVDDAVRNVLRLAARVGLLEGAPAVVTDPPAAIDGQALAREIAARGTVLVRNEIVSGERRALPLDTGSGRTVALLGAAARDARVLGGGSATVFPERIVSPLDGLTAALPDGALTFRVGADPSEELVPADKGFELRAVCRDASGAVLGEGSLPTGQVQWIGDDLPEGAAYETMASIEVTGTFLPRESGEHAFGTRGLGAFALAVGGRTLWEGVQEMGDEADPFEAFFGAPSERARLPLTAGEPVEVSLTFQVPDITGLPLKAIMFSLLHLGPRRDPDELIAEAVAAARAADTAVVVVATTERVESEGFDRTDLTLPGRQNDLVAAVAAANPNTVVVVNAGSPVELPWRADVAAVLLTWFPGQEGGAALADVLLGDAEPGGRLPTTWPAALTDAPVTEVTPTDGRLEYREGLLVGHQAYEDRGVVPAYPFGHGLGYTDWSYDSLEVTGTTARVRLTNTGARTGREVVQVYLAPIADTVERPASRLAAFASVEAAPGESVETEIELPARAFEIWDEDTRGWRRIGGGYEVRASHAHGDTRLTATLDVR; this comes from the coding sequence GTGACCGATGCCGAACAGGTCCGCCACGACACCGCGGAAGCCGCACTCGACAAGCTGGACCTCGACACCAAGACCCGGCTCCTGGCCGGTCGGGACATGTGGTCGCTGCCCGCCCTCCCGGAGATCGGCCTGGGCTCCCTGGTCATGTCCGACGGCCCCATCGGGGTGCGCGGCGTGCGCTGGACCGCCGACGACCCCTCCATCGCCCTGCCGTCCCCCACGGCGCTCGCCGCGGCCTGGGACCCCGCCCTCGCCCGCCGCGCCGGCCGGCTCCTGGCCCAGGAGGCCCGCCGCAAGGGCGTCCACGTCCTCCTCGCCCCCACCGTCAACCTGCACCGCTCCCCGCTCGGCGGCCGGCACTTCGAGTGCTACTCCGAGGACCCGTACCTCACCGGCGCCATCGGCACCGGCTACGTCAACGGGGTCCAGGACGGCGGTGTCGGCACCACCGTCAAGCACTTCGTCGGCAACGACGCCGAGACCGAGCGCTTCACCGTCGACTGCGTCATCGCGCCCCGCCCGCTGCGCGAGCTGTACCTGGCCCCCTTCGAGGCCATCGTCACCAACGCCCACCCCTGGGGCATCATGACCGCCTACAACCGGGTCAACGGCACGTCGATGACCGAGAACGCGTACCTGGTCAACGAGGTCCTGCGCGCCGAGTGGGGCTTCGACGGCGCCAACGTCTCCGACTGGATGGCCGCCCGCTCCACGACCGGCGACATCCTCGGCGGCCTCGACGTGGCCATGCCCGGCCCGCAGACCGTCTACGGCCCCGCCCTCGCCGAGGCCGTCCGCGCCGGCGAGGTCCCCGAGTCCGCCGTCGACGACGCCGTCCGCAACGTCCTGCGGCTCGCCGCCCGCGTCGGCCTCCTGGAGGGCGCCCCCGCCGTCGTCACCGACCCTCCGGCCGCGATCGACGGACAGGCCCTGGCCCGCGAGATCGCCGCCCGCGGCACCGTCCTCGTACGCAACGAGATCGTCTCCGGCGAGCGGCGCGCGCTGCCCCTCGACACCGGCTCCGGCCGCACCGTGGCCCTCCTCGGAGCCGCCGCCCGCGACGCCCGCGTCCTCGGCGGCGGCTCCGCCACCGTCTTCCCCGAACGGATCGTCTCCCCGCTCGACGGACTCACCGCGGCCCTCCCCGACGGGGCGCTCACCTTCCGCGTCGGCGCCGACCCCAGCGAGGAACTCGTCCCCGCCGACAAGGGCTTCGAGCTGCGCGCCGTCTGCCGCGACGCCTCCGGAGCCGTCCTGGGCGAAGGCAGCCTGCCCACCGGTCAGGTCCAGTGGATCGGCGACGACCTGCCCGAGGGCGCCGCGTACGAGACGATGGCGAGCATCGAGGTCACCGGCACGTTCCTGCCGCGCGAGAGCGGCGAGCACGCCTTCGGCACCCGCGGGCTCGGCGCCTTCGCCCTCGCCGTCGGCGGCCGCACCCTCTGGGAGGGCGTCCAGGAGATGGGCGACGAGGCCGACCCCTTCGAGGCCTTCTTCGGGGCGCCCAGCGAGCGTGCCCGGCTCCCGCTGACCGCGGGCGAGCCCGTCGAGGTGTCGCTGACCTTCCAGGTCCCCGACATCACCGGCCTGCCCCTCAAGGCGATCATGTTCTCCCTGCTCCACCTCGGCCCCCGGCGCGACCCGGACGAGCTCATCGCCGAGGCCGTGGCCGCCGCACGGGCCGCCGACACGGCCGTGGTGGTCGTCGCCACCACCGAGCGGGTGGAGTCCGAGGGGTTCGACCGCACGGACCTGACCCTGCCCGGCCGACAGAACGACCTGGTCGCGGCCGTCGCCGCCGCCAACCCGAACACCGTGGTCGTGGTCAACGCCGGTTCCCCCGTGGAACTGCCCTGGCGCGCGGACGTGGCCGCCGTGCTCCTGACCTGGTTCCCGGGGCAGGAGGGCGGCGCCGCACTGGCCGACGTGCTCCTCGGGGACGCGGAGCCCGGCGGGCGACTGCCCACCACCTGGCCCGCCGCGCTCACCGACGCGCCCGTCACCGAGGTCACCCCGACCGACGGCAGGCTGGAGTACCGCGAGGGGCTCCTCGTCGGCCATCAGGCGTACGAGGACCGGGGCGTGGTCCCCGCCTACCCGTTCGGCCACGGCCTCGGCTACACGGACTGGAGCTACGACTCCCTGGAGGTCACCGGCACCACCGCCCGCGTCCGCCTCACCAACACCGGCGCCCGGACCGGCCGCGAGGTCGTCCAGGTCTACCTCGCCCCGATCGCCGACACCGTCGAGCGCCCCGCGAGCCGGCTGGCGGCCTTCGCCTCCGTCGAGGCGGCCCCCGGCGAGAGCGTCGAGACCGAGATCGAGCTGCCCGCCCGGGCCTTCGAGATCTGGGACGAGGACACGCGCGGCTGGCGGCGGATCGGCGGCGGATACGAGGTCCGCGCGAGCCACGCGCACGGCGACACCCGCCTCACCGCCACCCTCGACGTCCGCTGA
- a CDS encoding SGNH/GDSL hydrolase family protein, producing MGTTAPRRRARGKLTGAVAAAAVLAGVVTGCDGGGSAAEGERGAQSGPRWNTAPTSIAAVGDSITRGFDACSVLADCPEVSWATGDDPAVDSLATRLIGAAEAPARSWNHAVTGSRMADLPGQLASAAAHKPDLVTVMVGSNDACRPLASSMTSVADFRAGFEKALAGLRAASPTSQVYVSSVPDLQRLWEQGKDLPMVRQIWKLGICQSMLADPLSLATGATSRREEVRARVVEYNEVLREVCAKDPLCRYDGGAVFQYPFSAEQLSRWDFFHPGKDGQARLAELAHRQVTAAQAPR from the coding sequence ATGGGCACCACCGCTCCACGCCGTCGCGCGCGTGGGAAGCTGACGGGCGCGGTCGCGGCGGCCGCCGTGCTGGCCGGGGTGGTCACGGGTTGTGACGGCGGCGGGTCGGCGGCCGAGGGCGAGCGGGGGGCGCAGTCCGGTCCCCGCTGGAACACCGCGCCGACCTCGATCGCCGCCGTGGGCGACTCCATCACGCGCGGCTTCGACGCCTGTTCGGTGTTGGCGGACTGCCCGGAGGTCTCCTGGGCCACCGGCGACGACCCCGCGGTCGATTCCCTCGCCACCCGCCTCATCGGGGCCGCCGAGGCGCCCGCGCGCAGCTGGAACCACGCGGTGACCGGCTCGCGCATGGCGGACCTGCCAGGGCAGCTGGCTTCGGCGGCCGCGCACAAGCCCGACCTGGTCACGGTCATGGTGGGCTCCAACGACGCCTGCCGGCCGCTGGCTTCGTCGATGACCTCGGTGGCCGACTTCCGGGCCGGTTTCGAGAAGGCGCTGGCCGGTCTGCGGGCCGCGTCCCCGACCTCTCAGGTGTACGTCTCCTCGGTGCCGGACCTCCAGCGATTGTGGGAGCAGGGCAAGGACCTGCCGATGGTGCGGCAGATCTGGAAGCTGGGGATCTGCCAGTCGATGCTGGCCGATCCGCTGTCCCTGGCGACGGGTGCGACCTCGCGGCGGGAGGAGGTCCGGGCGCGGGTGGTCGAGTACAACGAGGTACTGCGCGAGGTCTGCGCGAAGGACCCGCTGTGCCGTTACGACGGGGGCGCGGTGTTCCAGTACCCGTTCTCGGCGGAGCAGTTGAGTCGCTGGGACTTCTTCCATCCGGGGAAGGACGGGCAGGCGCGGCTGGCGGAACTCGCGCACCGACAGGTGACGGCGGCGCAAGCGCCGCGTTGA